A part of Hippea maritima DSM 10411 genomic DNA contains:
- a CDS encoding CopG family antitoxin, whose product MKYIDKEEKEIMESLKDLDVDIIKNDKENIEKLKKAAQDYIDKQDKTITLRISSKDLEKIKQIAARKGLRYQTFIKSVLHEIIEENSA is encoded by the coding sequence ATGAAATACATAGATAAAGAAGAAAAGGAAATTATGGAGTCTTTGAAAGACTTAGATGTTGATATAATAAAAAACGACAAGGAGAATATAGAAAAGCTCAAAAAAGCAGCTCAAGACTATATAGACAAACAGGACAAAACCATAACCTTGAGAATATCATCAAAAGACCTTGAAAAAATCAAGCAGATAGCCGCCAGGAAAGGCTTAAGGTATCAGACCTTCATAAAAAGCGTTCTGCATGAGATTATAGAGGAAAATTCAGCTTAG
- a CDS encoding GGDEF domain-containing protein: MLRKPKSGKTHCSVYIENLSTAIIHLLIALKANDEAIDSQIDKFKEQVKKIKFEENPSKVIALRDSIADFVIKYDEYIHQKRDEFNKLLLSNISILITLAKSSEADTRWKNSLDEVKELLKNKIDIEQLKKTKDILFKLGTATKDSKDIVYRDIVNILFELLDLETDSPDAKPYLEKVQKLQTKLSSSPYRLDEKEIRDEIKSIVEEKERLEEEYIESLQKKLDKALKALIYTITTFTTSSNNYVNTFEGHIEEINNTIKNGNVDVDELSKRLIGIAIKIKDTTLNMKNELEEYSKKIDEAKKTIEELKEKLKKAEENLIIDPLTGVYNRRGLLHFLKIEIARAKRYKQPMSIIMADLDHFSRVNNTYGHLAGDIVLKGFCKTVKSLIRATDIAARYGGEEFIIILPNTDIDSAYEVAEKIRNAISKLKFKYKDETFSITSSFGVSQYKDDETIEKLIKRADAALYKAKEKRNITVKESQI, translated from the coding sequence ATGCTAAGAAAACCTAAGTCCGGCAAGACACACTGTTCTGTTTATATCGAGAATCTCTCAACCGCAATTATACATCTGCTTATAGCTTTAAAAGCAAACGACGAAGCTATAGATAGTCAAATAGATAAATTCAAAGAACAGGTAAAAAAGATAAAATTTGAAGAAAATCCATCAAAAGTCATAGCTTTAAGGGATTCTATAGCAGATTTTGTTATAAAATACGATGAATATATACATCAGAAAAGGGATGAATTTAACAAACTACTTCTAAGCAACATCAGTATACTCATAACACTTGCAAAATCATCCGAAGCAGACACTCGTTGGAAGAATAGCCTTGATGAGGTTAAAGAACTTCTAAAAAATAAAATAGACATAGAGCAACTAAAAAAAACAAAAGATATACTCTTTAAACTTGGAACGGCAACAAAGGATTCCAAAGATATAGTTTACAGGGACATCGTAAATATTCTTTTTGAGCTACTTGATTTAGAAACCGACAGCCCTGATGCAAAACCCTATTTAGAAAAGGTGCAAAAACTCCAGACAAAGCTCTCATCAAGCCCATACAGATTAGACGAGAAGGAAATCAGGGATGAGATAAAATCCATAGTCGAAGAAAAAGAAAGACTTGAGGAAGAATACATAGAAAGCCTACAAAAAAAGCTCGACAAAGCCTTAAAAGCCTTGATCTACACTATAACTACTTTCACTACATCATCCAATAACTATGTAAACACATTTGAAGGTCATATAGAAGAAATAAATAACACCATAAAAAATGGTAACGTTGATGTAGATGAGCTAAGTAAAAGGCTTATAGGTATAGCTATAAAGATAAAAGATACTACACTAAATATGAAAAATGAACTTGAAGAATATTCAAAAAAGATAGACGAGGCAAAAAAAACAATAGAGGAACTCAAGGAAAAGCTAAAAAAAGCAGAAGAAAACCTTATCATAGACCCACTAACGGGAGTATACAATAGACGGGGACTTTTGCATTTTTTGAAAATAGAGATAGCAAGAGCCAAAAGATACAAACAGCCAATGTCTATCATTATGGCAGATTTAGACCATTTTAGTAGGGTTAATAATACATACGGACATTTAGCTGGTGATATAGTTTTAAAGGGCTTTTGCAAAACAGTAAAGTCATTAATAAGAGCAACAGATATAGCAGCAAGATACGGCGGTGAGGAATTTATCATAATATTACCAAACACAGATATAGATAGTGCCTACGAGGTGGCAGAAAAAATCAGAAATGCCATATCGAAATTAAAATTCAAATACAAAGATGAAACATTCTCTATAACCTCAAGCTTTGGTGTAAGCCAATACAAAGATGACGAAACCATAGAAAAACTCATAAAAAGAGCAGATGCCGCTCTTTACAAAGCAAAGGAAAAAAGAAATATTACTGTTAAGGAGAGTCAAATATGA
- a CDS encoding DUF4258 domain-containing protein, whose translation MNIVFDELKNRKLKKERNVTFEMVIEKMAKGEILLDFEHPNKEKYPNQRIMVIELNGYPCCVPYIQTNDEIVLKTIFPDRRFKKLLKKGDKP comes from the coding sequence ATGAACATTGTTTTTGATGAGTTAAAAAACAGAAAACTTAAAAAGGAAAGAAACGTAACATTCGAAATGGTGATTGAGAAGATGGCAAAAGGTGAAATTTTACTTGATTTTGAGCATCCAAATAAAGAGAAGTATCCAAATCAGAGGATAATGGTTATAGAGTTGAACGGATATCCTTGCTGTGTGCCATATATACAGACCAATGATGAAATTGTTTTAAAGACTATTTTCCCCGATAGAAGGTTTAAAAAATTACTAAAGAAAGGAGATAAACCATGA
- a CDS encoding GGDEF domain-containing protein: MQFFQKRDLDKIEKDLKSKNTLNNKSALYFLIDHILTQHQRYEENYSLIMFESKIGKNVDSSCIELKQDKIDKIVADKLKSVCRKSDMLFHCDDGFFCILTRVFEGDDTVMFCKKLDKHLSNLEYDDDCRLSIDLKFGVTFSKDKDTVEAFSQRAFEALSKAGEVSEKIIVKV, encoded by the coding sequence ATGCAATTTTTTCAAAAGCGAGATTTGGATAAAATAGAAAAAGACTTAAAGAGTAAAAACACCCTTAACAATAAAAGCGCATTGTACTTTTTGATAGACCATATATTAACTCAGCATCAAAGGTATGAGGAAAATTACAGCCTTATTATGTTTGAGAGCAAAATCGGAAAGAATGTAGATTCAAGTTGTATAGAGTTAAAACAGGACAAAATCGATAAAATTGTGGCAGATAAGCTTAAAAGTGTTTGTAGAAAAAGCGATATGTTGTTTCATTGTGATGATGGGTTTTTTTGTATCTTAACAAGGGTGTTTGAAGGGGATGATACGGTTATGTTTTGTAAAAAGTTAGATAAGCATTTAAGCAATTTAGAATACGATGATGATTGCAGATTGAGTATAGATTTAAAATTTGGCGTTACATTTTCAAAGGATAAGGACACCGTTGAGGCTTTCTCTCAACGGGCCTTTGAAGCTTTGAGTAAGGCTGGCGAGGTTTCAGAAAAGATAATAGTTAAAGTTTAG
- a CDS encoding M24 family metallopeptidase has translation MRENRLNKLKEKMEEASIDAVVLFSDSDIKYFCDINVEGVFVLIKDEVKLFVSSLYFQKAQEKLKEDAVLSNSLDNIIEYLQSNKIKNIGLDFAKTTVKQLKAFEGFNIIDFSNQTLTIRAIKEKEEINNIKRAALIARNALLKVYPTIKTGITEKELADELAYQLRKNGAEKEAFDTIVASGPNAAYPHHKPTDRKIKEGEFVVIDFGASIDGYNSDTTYTFLIGEKTDELKELFNAVFYAQLFATEMIAPGRTTAKQIDARAREELAKRNLDKYFIHSTGHGVGLDVHEFPFLNPTNDMVIQPNMIFTIEPGIYIPNKLGIRLEHMVLVHENDTEVLAFAPFVEAM, from the coding sequence ATGAGAGAAAACAGGTTAAACAAACTCAAAGAAAAAATGGAAGAGGCAAGTATTGATGCAGTTGTATTGTTTTCAGATAGTGATATAAAATACTTTTGCGATATAAATGTAGAGGGCGTATTTGTTTTAATAAAAGATGAGGTAAAACTCTTTGTAAGCAGTCTATATTTTCAAAAAGCCCAGGAAAAACTGAAAGAAGATGCTGTTTTATCCAATAGCCTCGACAATATAATAGAATACTTACAATCAAATAAAATAAAAAACATTGGTTTGGATTTTGCAAAAACCACAGTAAAGCAACTAAAAGCATTTGAGGGGTTTAATATAATTGATTTTTCCAACCAGACCCTCACAATCAGAGCAATAAAGGAAAAAGAAGAAATAAATAATATAAAACGAGCAGCATTAATAGCCAGGAATGCACTTTTAAAGGTTTATCCCACCATAAAAACAGGCATTACAGAAAAAGAGCTGGCAGACGAGTTAGCCTATCAACTAAGAAAAAATGGAGCAGAGAAAGAAGCTTTTGATACTATAGTTGCAAGTGGACCTAATGCAGCATACCCTCACCACAAACCAACAGACAGAAAAATCAAAGAGGGTGAGTTTGTTGTAATAGACTTTGGAGCAAGTATAGACGGATACAACTCAGACACAACATACACATTTTTAATTGGAGAAAAAACCGACGAGCTAAAGGAGTTGTTCAACGCCGTATTCTATGCGCAACTCTTTGCAACAGAGATGATAGCGCCTGGCAGAACCACGGCAAAACAGATCGACGCAAGAGCAAGAGAGGAATTGGCAAAACGCAATCTTGACAAATATTTTATCCATTCCACAGGACATGGCGTTGGCCTTGATGTGCATGAGTTTCCCTTTTTAAACCCAACAAACGATATGGTGATCCAGCCTAATATGATTTTCACCATAGAACCGGGTATTTACATACCAAACAAGCTCGGCATCAGGCTTGAGCATATGGTTTTGGTTCATGAAAATGACACAGAGGTGTTAGCCTTTGCACCGTTTGTGGAGGCGATGTAG
- a CDS encoding sensor histidine kinase, translating into MVKTDYFADVLKTNLLILFVRLLSVSGAVIWVTYPNLYLANLNKLQIIYVYNIIIYIYTALFVIRFFIPKHSKRSEVFCLFSFIFDQIVISYFTYNTGGFPSPFYSGYFVVITLSAFVLGTKLSLLVAFFGAAFYVMFNYTYGIGIYNIVEIIYRIIPFFIIALPTGVLSDLAEKHLEEIGSLNEELKEKNRKLGDSLFKIERMQRQLIKREKENALLELTESVAHRLRNPLMSLGGMASILEKKIKKGANPEELVKYIDYIKSESKNISSIINNLLEMSDKNVELKFVKLDVLMDAVLSEFDLEIKKNNIKVNLNVENMPPIRTDEKKLKIALHNIIDNCVKVMKNGGELSIAVATSKSVRNTVEITIKDTGPGIPKSIIKNIFKPFESGGSVKKGVGLPIAKHSIEILGGELYIESEIGKGTTFKILLPM; encoded by the coding sequence ATGGTAAAAACCGACTACTTTGCCGATGTATTAAAAACTAATCTCCTCATATTGTTTGTTAGGCTGCTTTCTGTCTCCGGAGCTGTCATTTGGGTTACCTATCCCAATCTCTATCTTGCAAATCTCAATAAACTTCAGATTATTTACGTATATAACATAATAATTTATATTTATACGGCTTTATTTGTTATAAGATTTTTCATACCCAAGCATAGTAAACGTTCCGAGGTGTTTTGTCTTTTTAGTTTTATCTTTGATCAGATTGTAATATCATATTTCACTTACAACACCGGCGGTTTTCCGAGTCCTTTTTATTCAGGTTATTTTGTAGTTATAACATTGTCTGCTTTTGTGCTTGGTACAAAACTCTCCTTGCTTGTTGCCTTTTTTGGTGCTGCTTTTTATGTAATGTTTAATTATACCTATGGAATAGGTATATACAACATTGTAGAAATTATTTACAGAATAATACCTTTCTTTATAATAGCATTGCCTACAGGCGTACTCAGTGATTTGGCTGAAAAACACTTGGAAGAGATAGGCTCCCTCAATGAAGAACTGAAGGAGAAAAACAGAAAGCTTGGCGATTCGCTGTTTAAGATAGAGAGAATGCAGAGGCAGTTGATAAAAAGAGAAAAAGAAAATGCTCTTCTTGAACTTACAGAAAGTGTTGCTCATAGGCTTAGAAATCCATTGATGAGTTTGGGTGGTATGGCATCTATTTTGGAGAAGAAAATAAAAAAAGGGGCAAATCCAGAGGAACTTGTAAAGTATATTGATTATATAAAAAGTGAAAGTAAGAATATAAGCTCTATAATAAACAACCTGCTTGAAATGAGCGACAAAAATGTCGAACTTAAGTTTGTAAAACTTGATGTTCTAATGGATGCTGTGTTAAGTGAATTTGATTTGGAAATAAAAAAGAACAATATAAAAGTAAACTTAAATGTGGAAAACATGCCGCCTATTAGGACGGATGAGAAAAAACTCAAAATTGCACTTCACAACATAATAGATAATTGCGTAAAGGTGATGAAGAATGGTGGTGAGTTGAGTATTGCTGTTGCGACTTCTAAGTCTGTCAGAAATACAGTGGAGATAACCATAAAGGATACAGGTCCTGGAATTCCCAAAAGTATAATAAAAAACATTTTCAAGCCATTTGAATCAGGCGGTAGTGTGAAAAAAGGCGTTGGTCTCCCAATAGCCAAGCACTCTATAGAAATACTCGGCGGTGAGCTTTATATAGAAAGTGAAATAGGTAAAGGTACGACCTTTAAAATACTACTTCCAATGTGA
- a CDS encoding DUF6364 family protein, with the protein MKVKLTLRLDENAIKKAKLYSQKRGESISSLVEKFFSSFDENVEEIYRLS; encoded by the coding sequence ATGAAAGTAAAATTAACCTTAAGGCTTGATGAAAATGCAATAAAAAAAGCTAAACTATACTCCCAAAAAAGAGGAGAATCGATTTCATCTTTGGTCGAGAAGTTTTTCAGTAGCTTTGATGAGAATGTAGAAGAAATTTACAGACTAAGCTGA
- a CDS encoding enoyl-CoA hydratase/isomerase family protein has product MYESIEVLINNHIGFITLAKPENLNVFTSQLARELNDALRDLDKNIDVRVIVIKAKGKGFSAGIDVSELKDKTHMELLETTRLMEEMNLTLTSMKTPTIASVKGFAVANGFGLVALCDLAVAEEGTKFGATAINVGLSCIGPAVALSRIIGRKRTLELLLTGRIIMAEEALEWGLINRVAPKGKLEEETVNLAEELAKKSPLALQITREAFYKMSDLPLEKEIEVANYAFAEICTLKDAEEGINAFLEKRQPNWKLK; this is encoded by the coding sequence ATGTACGAGAGTATAGAGGTTTTGATTAACAATCATATTGGTTTTATAACGCTTGCAAAACCTGAAAACCTGAATGTGTTTACAAGCCAGCTGGCAAGGGAGCTTAACGATGCTTTGAGGGATCTGGATAAAAACATAGATGTTAGGGTGATTGTTATTAAAGCTAAGGGTAAGGGCTTTTCTGCAGGTATAGATGTATCAGAGCTGAAAGATAAAACCCATATGGAACTTTTAGAAACCACCCGCCTTATGGAGGAGATGAATCTTACATTAACCTCGATGAAAACGCCAACAATAGCCTCTGTTAAGGGTTTTGCCGTTGCAAACGGTTTTGGCCTTGTGGCTTTGTGCGATTTAGCTGTAGCAGAGGAGGGTACTAAATTTGGAGCAACGGCTATAAATGTGGGTTTGTCTTGTATCGGTCCTGCTGTTGCTTTGTCTAGGATTATAGGCAGAAAGAGAACACTTGAGTTGCTTTTAACCGGCAGGATCATTATGGCTGAGGAGGCCCTGGAGTGGGGTTTGATAAACAGGGTTGCCCCTAAAGGCAAGTTGGAAGAGGAAACAGTGAATTTGGCTGAAGAGTTGGCTAAAAAGAGTCCACTTGCTCTTCAGATAACAAGAGAGGCGTTTTACAAAATGTCAGACTTACCGCTTGAGAAGGAAATTGAGGTGGCAAATTATGCCTTCGCAGAAATTTGCACCTTAAAGGATGCAGAAGAGGGAATAAATGCCTTCTTAGAAAAAAGACAACCAAATTGGAAGCTTAAATAA
- the trpS gene encoding tryptophan--tRNA ligase — MRKTILSGMRPTGALHLGNLYGALKNWVRLQEDDSYERFYFVADWHALTTGFDASEDITENTLNMVIDWLAFGLDPDNNTIFVQSLVKEHAELFLLLSMITPVGWLERVPSYKDQIAQLGKAKTSNYGFLGYPVLMAADIIIYKAHLVPVGLDQVAHLEFARELVRHFNHLVKKDVFIEPQPLLTEVPKILGLDGRKMSKSYNNAIYLSDSEEETQKKIKVMFTDPRRKRKTDPGIAEECGVFMLHKIFTPKEKQEEIKLACSKAQIGCVECKKLLTKNVNEGLSEIRDKRNQLIKNKGKVKEILIEGSKKASRKAKETMEEVRDAIFSKARFG; from the coding sequence ATGAGAAAAACAATTTTAAGTGGCATGAGACCTACCGGTGCGTTGCACCTTGGAAACCTGTACGGTGCTTTAAAAAACTGGGTTAGGCTTCAAGAGGATGATAGCTATGAAAGATTCTATTTTGTTGCGGATTGGCACGCTTTAACAACAGGGTTTGATGCATCAGAGGATATTACAGAAAATACTCTGAATATGGTTATAGATTGGCTGGCGTTTGGGCTTGATCCAGATAATAATACCATATTTGTTCAGTCACTGGTTAAAGAACATGCTGAGTTGTTTTTGCTTTTATCTATGATAACCCCTGTGGGCTGGCTTGAGAGGGTGCCTTCATACAAAGACCAAATTGCCCAGCTTGGAAAAGCCAAGACATCAAACTATGGCTTTTTAGGCTATCCTGTGCTTATGGCAGCCGATATTATTATCTATAAAGCACATCTTGTGCCTGTTGGTTTAGATCAGGTAGCTCACCTTGAATTTGCCAGGGAACTTGTAAGGCACTTTAACCACCTGGTCAAGAAGGATGTATTTATTGAGCCGCAGCCTCTCTTAACTGAGGTTCCAAAGATATTGGGGCTTGATGGCAGGAAAATGAGTAAATCATACAATAACGCCATATATCTGTCAGATAGTGAAGAAGAGACGCAGAAAAAGATAAAAGTTATGTTTACTGATCCAAGAAGAAAGAGAAAGACAGATCCTGGCATTGCTGAAGAGTGTGGTGTGTTTATGCTTCATAAAATATTTACACCAAAAGAAAAACAGGAAGAAATAAAGCTTGCATGTTCTAAGGCCCAGATAGGTTGCGTTGAGTGCAAAAAACTTCTTACAAAAAATGTGAACGAGGGTTTGTCTGAAATAAGGGATAAAAGAAATCAGCTTATAAAAAACAAAGGGAAGGTTAAAGAAATACTTATTGAGGGCTCAAAAAAAGCTTCTAGAAAAGCAAAAGAAACTATGGAAGAGGTGAGGGATGCAATTTTTTCAAAAGCGAGATTTGGATAA
- a CDS encoding helix-turn-helix domain-containing protein — protein MDEEMDIKIKATNRKSLIKALLTAKGIKITDIAKELGVAVTTVSLVISGRDTSKRIQTTIAKKLGVDVNELWPKVSVSKSKVSKSRRR, from the coding sequence ATGGACGAAGAAATGGACATTAAAATAAAAGCAACAAATCGTAAAAGCCTTATAAAAGCCCTCCTTACAGCTAAAGGCATAAAGATAACAGACATAGCAAAAGAGCTCGGGGTTGCGGTTACAACTGTTTCCCTTGTTATATCCGGTCGTGATACCTCTAAACGCATACAGACCACCATAGCCAAAAAACTCGGTGTCGATGTTAATGAGCTATGGCCAAAAGTCTCAGTCTCGAAATCAAAAGTCTCAAAGTCAAGGAGAAGGTAA
- a CDS encoding helix-turn-helix domain-containing protein has product MSGSLGERLKAIRQAKGLSQKEMAEIMDVTLRAYQRYEKDEQKASYEKLARIVYELKDINSNWLLTGEGDMFIKNGMPEEFLERLKEDLSKASAESVNSLSFKDRLDAVLSGREKLERVEVIELARVLKQPAEEYLKLANYMPEIFSKVLNNDKVVTMLRSMGDLNDKEIDEVVESLSLVLEGYLSKKKKD; this is encoded by the coding sequence ATGAGTGGTTCTTTAGGTGAAAGATTAAAGGCTATAAGACAAGCAAAAGGTTTATCGCAAAAAGAAATGGCTGAAATTATGGATGTTACACTTAGGGCATATCAAAGATACGAAAAAGACGAACAAAAAGCTTCGTATGAGAAATTAGCAAGAATTGTGTATGAATTAAAAGACATAAATTCAAACTGGCTTCTCACTGGCGAGGGAGACATGTTCATAAAAAACGGAATGCCTGAGGAATTTCTTGAAAGGCTAAAAGAAGACTTAAGCAAGGCAAGCGCAGAATCCGTTAACAGCCTTTCATTTAAGGATAGACTGGACGCTGTCCTGTCAGGCAGGGAAAAGCTTGAGAGGGTTGAGGTTATCGAGCTAGCACGCGTTCTTAAGCAGCCCGCAGAGGAATACCTTAAGTTGGCCAATTACATGCCTGAGATTTTCAGCAAAGTTCTCAATAATGACAAAGTCGTAACTATGCTAAGGTCAATGGGCGATTTAAACGATAAAGAGATAGACGAGGTTGTTGAGTCTTTGTCGCTTGTTTTAGAGGGGTATTTGTCTAAAAAGAAAAAAGACTAA
- a CDS encoding ketopantoate reductase family protein yields the protein MEKIGIFCAGALGLWFGFKLQDRYDVVCVSKKRIADAIKSKGLTLLVDKKRTTKNINITENPEAISDCKIIMLASKSFDSKENLKTIKKYNPKANIVTIQNGIYTEEVAKELFDKNQIFPASVMIGSKFIDNSTIEEFLNEGMILGNLNNSSKAEDITEIFKSVGIKIKISDNIERDKWKKFMFYCSSATLNSLTATLSLYEKDESWIVKRALNEIASVGRNLKLSFDIEKLKEDVFKYAMNFRPRQWNASVGEDLKRGKKTEIDYLNGYVVELANRFDIDVPVNETLYRLVKILQKTERLKI from the coding sequence ATGGAAAAGATAGGAATTTTTTGTGCTGGTGCTTTAGGACTTTGGTTTGGATTTAAACTTCAAGATAGATATGACGTAGTATGCGTATCTAAAAAAAGGATAGCCGATGCGATAAAAAGCAAAGGATTAACACTTTTAGTTGACAAAAAAAGAACAACAAAAAACATAAACATAACAGAAAACCCAGAAGCAATTTCAGACTGTAAAATTATTATGTTAGCCTCAAAAAGCTTTGATAGCAAAGAGAACCTTAAAACGATAAAAAAATATAATCCTAAAGCCAATATAGTTACAATTCAAAATGGCATATATACAGAAGAAGTAGCCAAAGAGCTTTTTGACAAAAACCAAATATTCCCTGCCTCTGTAATGATTGGTTCAAAATTTATAGACAACTCAACTATAGAGGAGTTTCTAAATGAGGGTATGATTTTAGGCAATCTCAATAATTCAAGTAAAGCAGAAGATATTACTGAAATATTTAAAAGTGTTGGCATAAAAATCAAGATTTCAGATAACATAGAAAGGGACAAATGGAAAAAATTTATGTTCTACTGCTCATCAGCCACGCTTAACAGCTTAACGGCAACGTTAAGCCTATACGAAAAAGACGAAAGCTGGATAGTAAAAAGGGCTTTGAATGAGATAGCAAGCGTAGGAAGAAATTTAAAATTGAGTTTTGATATAGAGAAACTCAAAGAAGATGTTTTTAAGTATGCAATGAACTTTAGACCCAGGCAGTGGAACGCAAGCGTGGGAGAAGACCTAAAAAGGGGTAAAAAGACAGAGATAGATTACCTAAATGGATATGTGGTCGAGTTGGCTAATCGATTCGATATAGATGTCCCTGTAAATGAAACGCTTTATAGACTTGTAAAAATACTGCAAAAAACAGAAAGATTAAAAATTTAA
- a CDS encoding tyrosine-type recombinase/integrase: MAIYIVCPNCRMEYSAKKKSCPKCGYVVKQNKTFRISVSFHGKRVRQTVSGTNLQGAKEIEAKIKSELVSGEYYDRRQAKIAFEQFVKEKYLPYAKEKKSYNREESLLRLWIFPIIDKKTLNNISPLDIEKVKKEMIKNEKAPRTIEYAIAVMRQVFNKAIEWGFYFGANPAAKVKKPKKDNRRMRFLTKEEAEKLLSELKKHSIQVYEMAYLSLYTGMRFGEIANLTWQDIDFQNGIITIKDPKNSESRVAYMTDSLRDLLYAKYKREKPKNSSGFVFHRNGKPYKQIPGTFKTVVRKLGLNDGITDPRDKVVFHTLRHTFASWLAIQGTPIYTIKELMGHKTLAMTERYSHLIPDAKREAVEKLFGNT, encoded by the coding sequence ATGGCAATATACATTGTCTGTCCTAACTGCAGGATGGAGTACTCTGCCAAGAAAAAATCATGCCCTAAATGCGGGTATGTTGTCAAGCAAAATAAAACTTTCAGGATTTCTGTCTCCTTCCACGGCAAGAGAGTAAGGCAAACAGTTTCAGGCACAAACCTGCAGGGTGCTAAAGAGATAGAAGCGAAAATTAAGTCAGAACTTGTATCAGGTGAATATTACGACCGAAGGCAAGCAAAAATAGCGTTTGAGCAGTTTGTAAAAGAGAAATACCTTCCTTACGCAAAAGAAAAAAAATCATACAATAGAGAGGAAAGCCTTCTAAGACTCTGGATATTCCCTATTATAGACAAAAAAACGCTCAACAACATATCCCCTCTTGACATAGAAAAAGTCAAAAAAGAAATGATAAAAAACGAAAAAGCACCAAGAACAATAGAATATGCCATTGCTGTCATGCGCCAGGTGTTCAATAAGGCAATTGAGTGGGGTTTTTATTTTGGTGCTAATCCAGCTGCAAAAGTCAAAAAGCCCAAAAAGGACAACAGGAGAATGAGATTCCTTACTAAAGAGGAAGCTGAAAAATTGCTCAGTGAACTTAAAAAACATTCAATTCAAGTTTATGAGATGGCCTATCTATCTCTTTACACCGGTATGCGTTTTGGCGAAATAGCAAATCTCACCTGGCAAGATATAGACTTTCAAAACGGCATAATCACAATAAAAGACCCTAAGAACAGTGAAAGCAGGGTTGCATATATGACAGACAGCCTAAGAGATTTGCTTTATGCTAAATACAAGAGAGAAAAACCAAAAAATTCCAGCGGGTTTGTATTTCACAGAAATGGAAAACCCTATAAACAAATCCCTGGAACATTTAAAACCGTTGTAAGAAAACTCGGCCTAAATGACGGCATAACGGATCCAAGAGACAAGGTAGTCTTCCACACCTTACGCCACACATTTGCTTCCTGGCTTGCCATACAGGGAACACCTATCTATACGATTAAAGAACTTATGGGGCATAAAACACTGGCAATGACAGAGAGGTATAGCCATCTTATACCGGATGCAAAAAGGGAGGCGGTGGAGAAACTCTTCGGTAATACTTGA
- a CDS encoding ImmA/IrrE family metallo-endopeptidase, with product MSFIYARKLAWKIIKDYNLKIPIDLDYLLEKLNIDIEYAHLPEKVDGIALAVKETRGLIVVNRNRPDVRKRFTIAHEIGHILRHHPRLEREGEIFLFTEENSNIYEREADVFAAELLMPRQKVISAFHGYSDDIQVLADLFQVSKRAMRIRLEELKLILPVHGISVYS from the coding sequence GTGAGCTTTATTTATGCCAGGAAGCTTGCATGGAAAATCATTAAAGATTACAATTTAAAAATCCCTATAGATCTCGATTATCTCCTGGAAAAATTAAACATAGACATAGAGTATGCGCATTTACCGGAAAAAGTGGACGGTATTGCACTGGCCGTAAAAGAAACAAGAGGGCTAATTGTTGTTAATCGCAACAGGCCAGATGTTAGAAAAAGGTTTACAATAGCCCACGAAATAGGACACATTTTAAGGCACCACCCAAGGTTGGAGAGGGAAGGCGAGATATTTCTATTCACAGAGGAAAACTCGAATATATACGAAAGAGAGGCTGATGTGTTTGCCGCAGAACTCCTCATGCCCAGACAGAAGGTTATTAGTGCTTTTCACGGATATTCGGACGATATTCAGGTGCTCGCCGATCTGTTTCAGGTGTCAAAGCGAGCCATGAGAATCAGGCTTGAGGAGCTGAAGCTGATTTTACCAGTTCACGGGATTAGTGTTTATAGCTGA